A portion of the Pectobacterium brasiliense genome contains these proteins:
- the uspE gene encoding universal stress protein UspE translates to MAKYQNLLVAIDPNQDDQPALRRAVYLVQRLGGRIKAFLPIYDFSYEMTTLLSPDERVEMRQGVIQQRTEWIAEQCKYYIEAGVSIEIKVVWHNKPFEAIIREVISGQHDLLLKMAHQHDRLEAVIFTPTDWQLLRKCPCPVWMVKDQPWPVEGRALVAVNLASEDPYHDPLNIKLVSETLELAQHVDQTEVHLVGAYPVTPINIAIELPDFDPSVYNDAIRGQHLIAMKSLRQKFGLDERVTHVEKGLPEEVIPDLAEHLQAGVVVLGSLGRTGLSAAFIGNTVEHVIDHLKCDLLAIKPDDFVSPITLEEDGDNS, encoded by the coding sequence ATGGCAAAGTATCAGAACTTACTGGTAGCTATTGACCCAAATCAGGATGACCAACCAGCGCTGCGTCGGGCGGTTTACCTGGTTCAGCGACTTGGCGGCCGTATCAAGGCATTTCTGCCTATTTATGATTTCTCTTATGAAATGACAACCCTGCTTTCTCCCGATGAACGGGTGGAAATGCGTCAGGGCGTTATTCAGCAACGGACCGAGTGGATTGCAGAACAGTGCAAATACTACATCGAAGCGGGCGTTTCGATAGAAATCAAAGTGGTGTGGCACAACAAGCCCTTTGAAGCCATTATCCGGGAAGTGATTTCCGGTCAGCATGACCTGTTGTTGAAGATGGCGCATCAGCACGATCGGCTGGAAGCCGTTATCTTTACACCAACCGACTGGCAGCTACTGCGCAAGTGCCCTTGCCCCGTGTGGATGGTAAAAGATCAGCCTTGGCCAGTCGAAGGTCGTGCGTTAGTTGCCGTCAATCTGGCTAGCGAAGATCCGTATCACGATCCGCTTAATATCAAACTGGTATCGGAAACGCTGGAACTGGCACAGCATGTTGATCAGACTGAGGTTCATCTGGTCGGTGCCTACCCTGTTACCCCCATCAATATCGCTATTGAACTGCCTGATTTCGATCCCAGCGTCTATAACGATGCAATTCGAGGGCAGCACCTTATCGCCATGAAGTCGCTACGGCAGAAATTCGGCCTGGATGAACGCGTAACGCACGTGGAAAAAGGGTTGCCGGAAGAAGTGATACCCGATCTGGCGGAGCATTTGCAGGCGGGCGTCGTGGTGTTGGGGTCGCTGGGCAGAACTGGCCTTTCCGCTGCCTTTATCGGCAACACCGTCGAGCATGTTATCGATCACTTGAAGTGCGATTTACTTGCGATCAAACCCGATGATTTCGTGTCACCGATTACGCTCGAAGAAGACGGTGATAACAGCTGA
- the fnr gene encoding fumarate/nitrate reduction transcriptional regulator Fnr, whose protein sequence is MIPEKRIIRRIQSGGCAIHCQDCSISQLCIPFTLNEHELDQLDNIIERKKPIQKGQALFKAGDELRSLYAIRSGTIKSYTITEQGDEQITGFHLAGDLVGFDAIGTAQHPSFAQALETSMVCEIPFETLDDLSGKMPNLRQQMMRLMSGEIRGDQDMILLLSKKNAEERLAAFVYNLSRRFAQRGFSPREFRLTMTRGDIGNYLGLTVETISRLLGRFQKSGTLAVKGKYITIENLDALSELAGSSRK, encoded by the coding sequence ATGATCCCGGAAAAGCGAATTATCCGACGCATCCAGTCTGGCGGTTGTGCAATCCACTGTCAGGATTGCAGTATCAGTCAGCTATGCATCCCTTTCACCCTGAATGAACACGAGCTCGATCAGCTCGACAACATCATTGAAAGGAAGAAGCCTATCCAGAAGGGGCAGGCGCTGTTTAAGGCTGGCGATGAACTGAGATCGCTGTACGCTATCCGCTCCGGTACGATAAAAAGCTATACCATCACGGAGCAAGGCGACGAGCAAATCACCGGCTTTCATCTGGCAGGTGACCTGGTGGGCTTTGATGCTATCGGTACGGCCCAACACCCGAGCTTCGCTCAGGCACTGGAAACGTCAATGGTCTGCGAAATTCCTTTCGAGACGCTGGACGATCTCTCAGGGAAAATGCCTAACCTGCGTCAGCAAATGATGCGCCTGATGAGCGGCGAAATCCGCGGCGATCAGGACATGATTCTGCTGCTATCGAAGAAGAATGCCGAAGAGCGTCTGGCGGCGTTTGTCTACAACCTTTCCCGCCGTTTCGCTCAGCGTGGTTTCTCGCCGCGTGAGTTCCGTCTGACCATGACGCGCGGTGATATCGGCAACTATCTGGGGCTGACCGTTGAAACCATCAGCCGTCTGCTGGGGCGTTTCCAGAAAAGCGGTACGCTGGCAGTAAAAGGAAAATACATCACGATCGAGAATCTGGATGCGCTTTCCGAATTAGCAGGCTCTTCACGCAAGTAA
- the sodC gene encoding superoxide dismutase family protein, with protein MKLKALILTGVFFSCSTFAASTTVTLNEALPTGTGGSIGEISITETPYGLLFTPTLKGLDAGIHGFHVHENASCEPAEQDGKSVPALAAGGHLDPKKTGKHLGPYNDEGHLGDLPGLVANADGTSTYPILAPRIKSLSEVKNHALMVHVGGDNYADTPAKLGGGGARMACGVIK; from the coding sequence ATGAAACTGAAGGCACTTATCCTGACAGGCGTGTTCTTTTCCTGTTCCACCTTCGCGGCAAGCACCACGGTGACGCTGAATGAAGCTCTGCCAACAGGCACAGGCGGAAGTATCGGTGAAATATCCATTACGGAAACGCCGTACGGCCTGCTTTTCACGCCGACTCTGAAGGGGCTGGACGCAGGCATTCATGGGTTCCATGTGCATGAAAATGCCAGCTGTGAACCTGCCGAGCAAGACGGTAAATCAGTTCCCGCTCTGGCGGCAGGTGGCCATCTCGATCCGAAAAAAACCGGCAAACACCTTGGCCCTTATAACGACGAAGGACATTTGGGCGATTTACCCGGATTGGTGGCTAATGCCGACGGCACGTCAACCTACCCAATTCTGGCTCCCCGGATAAAATCACTGTCTGAGGTGAAAAATCATGCGTTGATGGTTCACGTCGGCGGGGATAACTACGCGGATACGCCAGCAAAACTGGGCGGTGGCGGAGCCAGAATGGCGTGTGGGGTGATTAAGTAA
- a CDS encoding ABC transporter substrate-binding protein codes for MAKTRNKLSHLLLLCAALPVGAAFSHSADAAEIRISWWGGNQRHEATLAAINAFQKANPTITVKAEYAGWDGYLSRLSTQMAGGQEPDVIRIDWNWLPQFSRNGDGFYDLNKQKDILGLGDFPPSALKTADVKGKLQGLPISMTSRSMIYNKTTWDKAGIAYPQTWDELFAAGPVFKQKLGDNYYPLGVAQGSSDVLDILTLGRSYMAQKYGIDMIDEKKQSIAYSRDQVRELFGFYKKLVDSHVIPDQRYFSSFGRTNVYEIRPWINGELAGMYLWDSAIYTYSSNMPKDAVLETGPFLTMPNAKDSGLISKPSSLFAISKNSKHPKEAAMLMSFMLSNPEGVKALGLQNGMPANPKAQKLLEDIGVINPGNLLANAYRAAAEQPATKVPVSPFMENQELVQLWTSSLQKLDYGNGEVNKVADDFLNSANRILKRAIR; via the coding sequence ATGGCGAAAACACGGAACAAATTATCTCACCTACTCCTGCTCTGTGCTGCGCTGCCCGTGGGCGCGGCATTTTCTCACTCCGCTGACGCCGCCGAGATCCGTATCTCTTGGTGGGGGGGCAATCAGCGGCATGAAGCGACACTCGCGGCAATTAACGCGTTCCAAAAAGCCAACCCGACGATTACCGTCAAAGCCGAATATGCTGGCTGGGATGGCTACCTTTCCCGTCTGTCAACCCAGATGGCAGGGGGGCAAGAGCCAGATGTGATTCGTATCGACTGGAACTGGCTGCCACAGTTTTCCCGCAATGGTGACGGCTTTTATGATTTGAATAAGCAAAAAGATATTCTGGGGCTGGGAGATTTTCCGCCTAGTGCCCTGAAAACGGCAGACGTAAAAGGGAAGCTACAAGGTCTCCCGATTTCGATGACGTCCCGCAGTATGATTTACAATAAAACCACCTGGGATAAAGCAGGCATCGCCTATCCGCAAACCTGGGATGAGCTGTTTGCCGCCGGTCCGGTGTTTAAACAAAAACTAGGCGACAATTATTACCCACTTGGTGTTGCTCAAGGTTCAAGCGATGTGCTGGATATTCTGACGCTCGGCCGTAGTTACATGGCCCAGAAATACGGCATTGATATGATCGATGAGAAGAAGCAGAGCATTGCCTATAGTCGCGATCAGGTACGGGAACTCTTCGGCTTTTATAAAAAGCTGGTTGATTCCCATGTGATACCCGATCAGCGTTATTTCTCCTCGTTCGGCCGCACCAACGTCTATGAGATTCGCCCCTGGATTAACGGCGAGTTAGCCGGGATGTATTTATGGGATTCGGCCATCTATACCTACTCCAGCAATATGCCGAAGGATGCGGTGTTGGAAACGGGGCCGTTCCTCACCATGCCCAATGCCAAAGATTCGGGACTGATCTCCAAACCGTCTTCGCTGTTTGCCATCAGCAAGAACAGTAAGCATCCTAAAGAGGCGGCGATGCTGATGAGTTTCATGCTGAGTAACCCGGAGGGCGTGAAGGCATTAGGATTGCAAAACGGGATGCCTGCTAACCCGAAAGCGCAAAAACTGCTGGAGGATATCGGTGTGATCAACCCCGGTAACCTGTTAGCGAATGCCTATCGGGCGGCAGCGGAGCAGCCTGCGACTAAGGTACCTGTTTCACCGTTTATGGAAAATCAGGAATTGGTTCAGCTGTGGACGAGTAGTCTGCAAAAACTGGATTACGGTAACGGAGAGGTGAATAAGGTTGCCGATGATTTCCTGAACAGCGCTAACCGTATATTAAAACGTGCGATCCGCTAA
- a CDS encoding putative virulence factor, translating into MKRLTPKQLSTRLHGQLQAVAQGVEQAIDWVESTRQNAPRLDIEADRLIVKLRRNHNKAQHLSDVAQKEIAIGFFGLSQAGKSYLIASLAGGENGKLETAFEGQELDFIDHINPSDRATALVTRFSRQSGVKNKSFPVQLQLLNELDIAKIMANAFLNDLNQETTFEELDERHIAEHIKTLVMHRQPEPVEGMSRDEVVELWDYLARHDVKRQKQLETHFWPVAIELAPYLTVDDRAQLFSVLWDELNSLTTAYRHFSHTLQHLSGTRKLLAPLRILVDDELNPADGLIDGSALERLHSADDPGVLVRPVQNGRAGKTTELSLAELTMLTAELLIPLHLPPKEALFEQVDVLDFPGFGEIRETRNEPPARQQSTPHPLAHTLLRAKRAYLLERYTDNQEMNVLMVCSAAGNRADVKVVGKALDHWVKQTQGENAQVRSHRKPGLIWAVTRHDRRITHGQNYDAAVQRYVGNPGDAWGTMLAMDKRGVARMATWLGAEVHRDVKLGRISEQLSELQRELSDNLLGNWYLPVDVDDPAEKQRIAETLLKSLQTRTGVHGELLERLLPSRDELRRLYLQQKGASYGGFHADAEDLSAPSAHSDPFGVGIEIDLFADEPIAIDQPAPPILTIDHGYEADYAHGVYRYWINYLRGLPENAPLLDLLNVPKATIEMLVEELITGSIRLRIEEALVDMLVDGEQLGINRENKADRQVSRVLTILGDFVAWLGFQQLDESLRPASRINRGHKIFAKPEKQAVSFGASQRLTKLSLTPTNNTAFYIYDWLVGLNEMIIQNAGYSAAREVSDEQREQLGTILTLIKPAEK; encoded by the coding sequence ATGAAACGATTAACGCCCAAACAGCTTTCTACCCGACTTCACGGCCAGCTACAGGCCGTTGCGCAAGGTGTTGAACAGGCCATCGACTGGGTTGAAAGCACACGCCAGAACGCCCCGCGTCTGGATATCGAAGCCGACCGTCTGATCGTCAAACTGCGCCGTAATCACAATAAAGCGCAACACCTGTCCGACGTGGCGCAAAAAGAGATCGCCATCGGCTTTTTTGGCCTGTCTCAGGCGGGAAAATCTTACCTGATCGCGTCGCTGGCCGGGGGTGAAAACGGCAAGCTGGAAACCGCTTTTGAAGGGCAAGAGCTGGATTTTATCGATCACATTAATCCGTCCGACCGAGCAACCGCGCTCGTCACGCGCTTCAGCCGACAGTCGGGCGTGAAGAACAAATCGTTTCCCGTTCAGTTGCAACTGCTCAACGAATTGGATATCGCTAAGATCATGGCCAACGCGTTTTTAAACGATCTCAATCAAGAGACCACGTTTGAAGAGTTGGACGAACGCCATATTGCCGAACACATTAAAACCCTGGTGATGCACCGTCAGCCAGAACCGGTTGAAGGGATGAGCCGCGATGAAGTCGTCGAACTCTGGGACTATCTGGCACGTCACGATGTTAAACGACAAAAACAGCTGGAAACCCACTTCTGGCCAGTTGCGATTGAATTAGCGCCTTACCTCACCGTTGACGATCGCGCCCAGCTTTTCTCCGTACTGTGGGACGAGTTGAATTCGCTAACCACCGCATATCGTCATTTCAGCCACACGCTGCAACACCTATCCGGTACGCGCAAGCTGTTAGCGCCGCTGCGGATACTGGTGGATGATGAATTAAATCCGGCAGACGGTCTGATCGACGGTTCTGCGCTGGAACGCTTGCACAGTGCTGACGATCCCGGCGTGCTGGTGCGGCCGGTTCAGAATGGCCGTGCAGGGAAAACGACGGAGCTTTCGCTGGCCGAGTTAACGATGCTGACGGCGGAGCTACTTATCCCACTGCATTTGCCGCCTAAAGAAGCGCTGTTCGAGCAGGTTGATGTGCTGGATTTCCCCGGCTTTGGTGAGATTCGCGAAACGCGGAACGAGCCACCAGCAAGACAGCAAAGCACACCGCATCCACTAGCGCACACGCTATTGCGAGCGAAACGCGCCTATCTGCTGGAGCGCTATACCGATAATCAGGAAATGAACGTACTGATGGTATGCAGCGCCGCGGGCAACCGCGCTGACGTTAAAGTGGTCGGCAAGGCGCTGGACCACTGGGTTAAACAGACGCAAGGCGAAAATGCACAGGTTCGTAGCCACCGTAAACCAGGGCTGATTTGGGCGGTCACCCGTCACGATCGCCGTATTACGCACGGGCAAAACTATGATGCCGCGGTACAGCGCTATGTCGGTAATCCGGGCGATGCCTGGGGAACGATGCTGGCGATGGATAAGCGCGGCGTAGCGCGGATGGCAACATGGCTGGGCGCGGAAGTTCACCGGGATGTAAAACTGGGGCGCATCAGCGAACAGCTGAGCGAACTCCAACGAGAACTCAGCGATAACCTGCTGGGTAATTGGTATCTGCCCGTTGATGTTGACGATCCGGCGGAAAAACAGCGCATCGCAGAAACCTTGCTCAAATCGCTCCAGACCCGCACCGGCGTGCACGGTGAACTGCTGGAACGGTTGCTGCCTTCGCGTGATGAACTGCGCCGCCTGTACCTGCAACAGAAAGGGGCAAGCTATGGCGGTTTCCACGCTGATGCCGAAGACCTTTCCGCCCCGTCCGCGCATAGCGATCCGTTTGGTGTCGGGATCGAAATCGATCTGTTTGCTGATGAACCAATCGCTATCGATCAGCCTGCACCGCCGATTTTGACGATCGATCACGGCTATGAGGCAGACTACGCGCACGGCGTTTATCGTTATTGGATTAACTATCTACGTGGCTTGCCGGAAAATGCCCCGCTTCTCGATTTGCTGAACGTGCCGAAAGCGACGATCGAAATGCTGGTTGAAGAATTGATTACCGGCAGCATCCGTTTGCGGATCGAAGAGGCACTGGTCGATATGCTGGTCGACGGTGAGCAGTTGGGCATCAACCGCGAGAATAAAGCTGACCGTCAGGTTTCACGCGTGCTGACCATTCTTGGTGACTTCGTTGCCTGGCTCGGCTTCCAGCAGCTTGATGAATCCCTGCGCCCTGCCAGCCGCATTAATCGCGGTCATAAAATTTTCGCTAAACCCGAAAAGCAGGCCGTCAGCTTTGGGGCTTCACAGCGCTTAACCAAATTGTCGCTCACGCCGACCAACAATACCGCGTTTTATATCTATGACTGGCTGGTGGGTCTGAATGAAATGATCATCCAGAATGCAGGCTATTCCGCTGCGCGAGAAGTCAGCGATGAACAACGTGAACAATTGGGCACGATTCTGACGTTGATTAAGCCTGCTGAGAAATAA
- a CDS encoding Gfo/Idh/MocA family oxidoreductase translates to MKKKYAVVGTGGRAGLYLESIARDYQDQGQFVAFCDTNQTRMNYANQIVHKYGHDNVPTYRAEQFEQMIAETKPDVVIVTSLDRTHHHYIIRAMELGCDVISEKPMTIDEEKCQAIIDAINRTGRKLRVTFNYRYAPHHSKVRELIAAGVIGEVYSVHFEWLLNTEHGADYFRRWHRDKRNSGGLLVHKSTHHFDLVNFWLNSEPETVYAQGDLRFYGKANAEARGVTEFYSRSHNSAAAENDPFALHMNKSEQLTALYLDAEHEDGYYRDKSVFDDGINIEDVLGVMVRYKSKAIMTYSLNAYLPWEGLNVVFNGSKGRLEMKLVEKSYVNGGGQKEDEGALNECEIKIYPMFDEPYVVPVEFKAGGHGGGDQVMLNDLFGTPEPDPLHRAADYRDGAMSILTGIAANRSLRTELPVKISELAVNLKRGN, encoded by the coding sequence ATGAAAAAAAAATATGCCGTAGTGGGAACGGGAGGCCGTGCGGGCCTTTATCTGGAGTCAATCGCCAGGGATTATCAGGATCAGGGACAGTTTGTTGCTTTTTGCGATACAAACCAGACGCGAATGAATTACGCCAACCAGATTGTCCATAAATATGGACACGATAATGTGCCGACATACCGCGCCGAACAGTTCGAACAGATGATCGCGGAAACCAAGCCGGATGTGGTTATTGTGACATCTCTGGATCGGACGCATCATCACTATATTATCCGGGCAATGGAATTGGGCTGTGATGTCATCAGTGAAAAACCGATGACGATTGATGAAGAGAAATGTCAGGCGATTATCGATGCGATTAACCGTACTGGCCGTAAATTGCGCGTGACCTTTAATTACCGTTACGCCCCGCATCACAGTAAAGTCCGTGAATTAATTGCCGCTGGAGTGATTGGCGAAGTCTATTCCGTTCACTTTGAATGGCTGCTGAATACCGAGCACGGGGCAGATTATTTCCGTCGCTGGCACCGTGACAAACGCAATAGCGGCGGGCTGTTGGTACATAAATCCACGCACCATTTTGATCTGGTGAATTTCTGGTTGAATAGCGAACCGGAAACAGTCTATGCGCAGGGTGATTTACGTTTTTACGGTAAAGCGAATGCCGAAGCGCGCGGTGTCACAGAATTTTATTCCCGTTCACATAATAGCGCGGCGGCAGAAAACGACCCGTTTGCGCTGCACATGAATAAAAGCGAACAGCTGACCGCCTTATATTTAGACGCTGAACATGAAGACGGCTATTACCGTGATAAAAGCGTGTTCGATGACGGTATTAATATTGAAGATGTACTGGGTGTGATGGTGCGCTATAAGAGCAAAGCTATCATGACGTACTCATTAAACGCCTATTTACCCTGGGAAGGGCTGAATGTGGTGTTTAATGGCAGCAAGGGCCGGTTAGAAATGAAACTGGTAGAAAAATCTTATGTAAACGGAGGCGGACAAAAAGAGGATGAAGGTGCGCTGAATGAATGTGAAATAAAGATCTATCCGATGTTTGACGAGCCTTATGTCGTACCGGTTGAATTTAAAGCGGGCGGACACGGCGGCGGCGATCAGGTCATGTTGAACGATCTGTTTGGTACACCGGAACCCGATCCATTACATCGCGCAGCAGATTATCGTGATGGGGCCATGTCTATTTTAACTGGCATCGCTGCCAATCGATCATTACGCACCGAACTGCCAGTGAAAATAAGCGAACTGGCCGTTAACCTGAAAAGAGGGAATTAA
- a CDS encoding DUF1365 domain-containing protein — protein sequence MNSALYVGKVRHRRFTPVTHRFDYALFMTLIDLDEIPALPHVGIALERFSPASFCRGDYLGGGDIKTKAQDRIAELTGERLTGKVLLLCQLRYLGCYFNPVNFYYLYDGHNELRWLLAEVRNTPWNERHTYAVVPDGSTPVSKAFHVSPFNPMDMVYHWRLTPPDARLRVHIENHRQGREFDATLVLHRQPLTRAALRAQLWSLPLMTMKTACTIYWQALKLWIKRSPIYPHPQSGKKDNP from the coding sequence ATGAATAGCGCCTTATATGTCGGCAAGGTTCGTCATCGACGCTTCACGCCCGTCACGCATCGTTTCGACTATGCGTTATTCATGACGTTAATTGATTTAGATGAGATTCCCGCCTTACCGCATGTCGGCATTGCGCTGGAGCGCTTTTCCCCTGCGTCATTTTGTCGCGGCGATTACCTCGGTGGCGGCGATATCAAAACCAAAGCGCAGGATCGGATTGCAGAACTGACCGGAGAACGCCTCACAGGGAAAGTGTTGCTACTGTGCCAGCTACGGTATCTGGGCTGCTATTTCAACCCGGTCAATTTCTATTATTTGTACGATGGGCATAACGAACTACGCTGGTTATTGGCAGAAGTGCGTAATACGCCCTGGAACGAACGCCATACTTATGCCGTCGTCCCCGATGGTTCTACGCCGGTTTCCAAAGCGTTTCATGTGTCGCCTTTTAACCCGATGGATATGGTATATCACTGGCGACTCACGCCGCCAGACGCGCGTCTGCGGGTCCACATCGAGAACCACAGACAAGGACGTGAGTTTGACGCGACGCTGGTGCTGCATCGTCAGCCGCTCACTCGTGCCGCCCTGCGCGCTCAGCTTTGGTCTCTGCCGTTAATGACGATGAAAACCGCCTGCACCATATATTGGCAGGCTTTGAAACTGTGGATTAAACGCTCGCCCATTTATCCTCATCCGCAGTCTGGAAAGAAGGACAACCCATGA
- the ogt gene encoding methylated-DNA--[protein]-cysteine S-methyltransferase: MQTFFQDTMATPLGELLIIADENNHLRAVEWREYEDDLFRMLNRSYRNDPFSLQPRHNPGGLTESLQRYFDGELAIIDTLPVASVGTEFQQQVWKELRRIPCGEITTYGELATLLGRTGAARAVGMANGSNPVSIVVPCHRVIGTGGALTGYAGGIHRKQWLLAHEGYLPRQLFS, translated from the coding sequence ATGCAGACTTTTTTTCAGGACACTATGGCAACTCCGCTGGGGGAGTTATTGATTATTGCGGATGAAAATAATCATTTGCGTGCCGTCGAGTGGCGCGAGTATGAAGACGATTTATTTCGCATGCTCAATCGCAGTTATCGAAATGATCCCTTTTCGTTACAGCCGCGCCATAATCCAGGTGGTCTGACAGAGAGCCTGCAACGCTATTTTGATGGTGAATTAGCGATTATTGATACGCTGCCCGTTGCTTCCGTTGGGACCGAATTTCAACAGCAGGTCTGGAAGGAATTACGTCGAATCCCCTGTGGAGAAATTACCACGTACGGCGAACTCGCAACGCTACTGGGACGCACCGGTGCAGCACGTGCAGTCGGGATGGCAAACGGCTCCAACCCTGTCAGCATCGTGGTTCCGTGCCATCGTGTTATCGGCACGGGTGGTGCGCTGACGGGCTATGCAGGCGGCATTCACCGTAAACAGTGGCTGCTCGCTCACGAAGGTTATTTACCTCGACAGCTATTTAGCTAG
- a CDS encoding SAM-dependent methyltransferase has translation MSSTETQLVRHPSNTARYTRARKVVFLLLSRIEGGGLRLREPEGNETLFGDRHAALQGDITIHNHRVYRRTLLGGSIAAGESYIDGDWSSSNLTLVLQLLAQNQALVDTLETRFGWLTGPFHRVIHWCRRNRPQQAQKNIAAHYDLGNHFYRSFLDSEMLYSSAWYQQPEMTLEDAQRAKLRRLCEQLALCETDHLLEIGTGWGGLAELAAREYGCHVTTTTLSQQQYDYAVERIQHAGLSHKVTVLLQDYRALTGQYDKLVSVEMIEAVGKAYLSTFFKRCQQLLRPQGRMVLQAITIADQRYSHYSRNVDFIQRYIFPGGFLPSITAMTTTMTRHTDFITRDLFDIGQDYARTLSEWRQRFYQQWHMLDAQGFDETFQRLWVFYLCYCEAGFRARTISTVQLTAERA, from the coding sequence ATGAGTTCAACGGAAACCCAACTGGTACGTCACCCGAGCAATACCGCTCGCTATACGCGGGCCAGAAAAGTGGTATTTCTTCTGCTTAGTCGAATCGAAGGCGGAGGGTTGCGCCTTCGCGAACCAGAAGGCAATGAAACGTTATTCGGGGATCGGCACGCGGCACTGCAAGGTGACATCACGATACATAACCACCGTGTTTATCGCCGTACCTTGCTGGGTGGCAGCATCGCTGCGGGTGAAAGCTATATCGATGGCGACTGGAGCTCAAGCAACCTCACGCTCGTTCTCCAGCTTTTGGCGCAGAATCAGGCACTAGTCGATACGCTTGAAACGCGCTTTGGCTGGCTGACGGGGCCATTTCATCGTGTCATCCACTGGTGCCGTCGTAATCGTCCGCAGCAGGCACAGAAAAATATTGCCGCCCATTACGATCTGGGCAACCATTTTTACCGCAGCTTTCTCGATAGCGAGATGCTCTACTCCAGCGCCTGGTATCAGCAACCCGAAATGACGCTGGAAGACGCACAGCGCGCCAAGCTGCGTCGCCTCTGCGAACAGTTAGCGCTCTGTGAAACGGATCACTTACTGGAAATTGGCACCGGCTGGGGAGGATTAGCCGAGCTGGCCGCGCGTGAATATGGCTGCCACGTCACCACTACCACGCTGTCGCAACAGCAGTATGACTATGCAGTTGAGCGCATTCAGCACGCCGGACTGAGCCACAAAGTCACGGTACTGCTACAGGATTACCGCGCGTTGACTGGTCAGTATGACAAACTGGTGTCGGTCGAAATGATCGAGGCGGTCGGAAAGGCTTATTTGTCCACCTTCTTCAAGCGCTGCCAGCAACTGCTGCGTCCACAAGGCCGCATGGTGCTTCAGGCAATCACGATTGCCGACCAGCGCTACAGCCACTACAGCCGCAATGTCGATTTTATCCAGCGTTATATTTTCCCCGGCGGTTTTCTGCCCTCGATTACTGCGATGACTACCACCATGACGCGGCATACCGACTTTATCACCCGCGATCTGTTTGATATCGGTCAGGACTATGCCCGTACCCTTAGCGAATGGCGGCAACGATTTTATCAGCAGTGGCATATGCTGGATGCTCAGGGCTTTGATGAAACGTTCCAACGCCTGTGGGTGTTTTACCTTTGCTATTGTGAGGCGGGCTTTCGCGCACGCACTATTAGCACGGTACAGCTCACCGCAGAAAGAGCATGA
- a CDS encoding nuclear transport factor 2 family protein: MTIEQAREEDDISVENGEHEPILLKIRAFYRELTAEKLTELGDIYHQDIHFIDPVSSYHGLNALHRYFSHSLDNLRYCQFEIADVHTFRGGATMFWTMHYAHPSLKRNAPLTLAGCSHLLFADNKVIYHRDYYDMGEMLYQHVPLLGSLIRYLKSRIQT, from the coding sequence ATGACGATAGAACAAGCGCGCGAGGAAGACGACATCTCGGTAGAGAATGGCGAGCATGAACCTATTCTGCTGAAAATAAGGGCATTTTATCGAGAACTGACAGCCGAGAAATTAACGGAGTTGGGTGATATCTATCACCAGGATATTCACTTTATTGACCCTGTTTCCAGCTATCATGGGCTGAATGCTTTGCATCGCTACTTTTCTCATTCACTCGACAATCTGCGCTACTGTCAGTTCGAGATCGCTGATGTCCATACCTTCCGCGGCGGTGCAACGATGTTCTGGACGATGCACTATGCACACCCGTCGTTAAAGCGTAACGCGCCGCTGACATTAGCAGGCTGTAGCCACCTGCTCTTCGCCGACAACAAAGTGATCTACCACCGTGACTATTACGATATGGGCGAGATGCTTTATCAGCATGTTCCCCTGCTTGGTTCGCTTATCCGCTACCTGAAATCAAGAATTCAGACATGA